In Oceaniferula marina, the following proteins share a genomic window:
- a CDS encoding cadherin domain-containing protein: MKNKKTLWAAGLLVVLTLTLVLLTLRSGDHHKPLAGDTRAGRQMTADDRHNVGDRSWEVVRSASAGAVGADSSSGAVKTEYSGELKSLVDAVNEGRPLMLRLGGTERQLHLKAKKIFADGAKVRLSDGTQVYHPGSDIRVFGGVVGLKSASLHGDFQGVRAESTSSDLVPLSGMKPLDLFAEFDAQAVSMSVVGDQYTLSLRNQHRDRLMLRNNPVSGALEMRYEPEAMHQQAFGQCSSGKCDHTGHQGAVGMEEAVAATPGMDPELAKQFDQWITLGGGPGGDYGFEPGEYQAINTTPGIDPLTGRGGKAADPIPFGEKYNESLQEFQYWAQTGPDLLSGDKENPTDAEIAAMLTRILITFEEIDEIYERNMATKMLVAELMIRRENDGGPDKGTIMGSWRNGNEALVGHGNFYGWGGGGAAAGNSFNISSWPVGAAHELGHILSMGHSDGSDLMGPGGGPAHFWGYLTPGPHSLPVTAHQLWREFSGRAQLRTRGIKEHGKIDGEDDYDLRTANGTNRLRHPAETAFANDDTVVTAVDTPVTFDPLANDDRATPGSPYYNDHLFVEEVSRIVPPGAGTLDIVNQGKEIQFTPSAGFEGSVYFNYTLRGSVGNNGRGWLSRAPVVITVGSPVNDPNTINLAAGQDQWTIFPASLAQVDYPTMSDMFISGDSMLLRSHPDATGSEQITVSVGGSNQTVTINYITPTIAAVDDLVQTDGERVLRFNPLVNDVVTGQLRNEWNISTVVAQSLNLSTEKNTGFARSYVLTSASLDTPAMGTLELEKTFHIFPDGSTGVHPNGFLRFTPSEGASGFAVISYTAQDVDGRVLNGTSRVLVGIADVLRPARTYTRIREDHGLVLESRRIAATGPDFSGTSTLQWDVVDQPAGSAVSFEGEASEYAVATFSEPGRYRLRLRATDNGHTKMVERWVIVEAAPLLANKGEERAPWAMVNHLELVGWNQGSWNTSELVSGVSDDRFAGLVDLAPDGTATRSDGNHAEAQTIVTPSEYHAFTQYYGNQNGEFGSQGSLAWWELDLGAEKPVQWVDVNLALSALEDSDYGRYGLVAKLLDAGRNEIASQKLMPKSEHHFAHRIPLSLAGEHSVRYVRIEKPEALNTLALWEVRVMGLRDSDTDLTLWGRVSQSTTPDSDFDAYKAVNKLRGGINGSRTDTSSDGNWWELTLDEELPLSRVRMHLETAMSGGTVTAYNASEVQTWQVTLDGNAVQVLNAIPANTLAKRIRVELPSGLTNASGDKAVLINEFWAWGEKDLSPVTTWSQVSGPAGVSFTDASAVQTSVTLPAAGIYVLRLTSDDHWNKTVRDFTVQYDGASTGPVGYGLADLDLDVAGGNYVVDLFAAFDDAETADTSMSFEVVSVSNAGIFTADPTGVVADPVNFNLAMLAGASGSSTVTIRATDAHSNSTDLVFEVASANQAPVVPDVLEVLVLELTSLNTVLVDLASHVSDPDGDNLTFTVHDDLINRRYSGTLRLASDGKLSLIGELPALSSQYSAGALIMEVHDGVNPIQKFTVQLTIVDENRPPSMEDQTVTAEETSVVNHSFYAVQLDENNDPDDSYTWQILSGNEAGDWMMDADSGELIPLVAMIAARTSSYQLVVQATDNGVPAKSGTATVTVNVGASEGHVLEDFYTEITGSSVADMTGQGNYPDSPTKQSVVELNGLHFSDAGQSNFGRRVRGILKVPTDGDYTFHLASDDASEFWLSADASASNLVKIVELTGYTGELNFDGPVSSAMTLQAGQHYFFEILHKEGGGGDHVAVAWSGPEGLSKQLIPNAYFQPPYDVDADGLHDWWENKYIGSLAYGAADDLDQDGLTNAQELAALSHPMISGGALSWLSEVAQGTSPDQSSIAPLAGNTTRSVDLSDIVGDATYEFYVNGEDLGQTGVDLLNGNGWGLKYEQWNNRGVFGMTRFGQSDWSFSAEPGQSVATPYGTLTQIVIVVDTVQSETRLYLAGVHVGTLGQIPDFAASSVTLGSGNLRDDAEAGVYAFAAYNSALGQAEIAAHNDAWLGNQAPVAVDAYHLVAEDLSVGASLGTVTALDADAGDTLSYAITSGNTGGTFAIDSITGELTVASAMDYDTVPSYALTVTVSDNGNPIKMGTATITVDLSEVVVGGVGDWELAVDTGSAAVHKRTSPLAGNATTTVDLSAISGDATYEFIIDGEDLGQANLDILTGNSRGLKFEQWNNTGALGATHFGVADWSFTAEAGQSVASPYGAVHQLAFVVDSTGGETRVYVDGMHVGSMAQVIDVASATATLGASNLRLDGTVGIHAFAAYNNALPTSELIEHANAWFGIVGNTAPVVSNATYAVAENRNAGTVVGTVMATDADAGDSLSYSITGGNAGGEFAIQSNTGEITTTAVLDHETTGQYVLTVSVSDDGNPSLNDTADITIKVTDVNEAPVAHDASASIAENSDLGVTVAAVTANDLDAGDSLSYAITAGNTGSAFGIDNSGMITTTTELNYETVSLYNLIVTVTDSGGLVDTAAVSISVNNVNEAPVVNDATGTVAEDASMGAGVLTLVASDPDGDGLSYQIIGGNGSGLFAVDAGGQIIVAGSLDYETTIQYVLTVQVTDTLLSDVATVTVDVVDVNEAPVASDDSTVVDEDESVVVAVLDNDTDVDSSISVEWVTQGTNGTVSTDGTTVTYTPDAEYFGDDSFTYTITDGELTDTASVSVTVNQVHEDLAVGDVIAVDLSSVSGSAANYNVMGTGNGSISSGSVVKYGDGSTVADNVSVTLANVYDAGGDDGNTTWSGTVADTYYVAEADDLVYNAPSNPITVTFSGLDDALTYNARVYAIYDDGGGATDTYTVTNGAGVDSSVMARADRRSKATLEEAGGVFNYITTDGSGNITVGVQVTGGTGWTAFSAVVLEVVDPNQTPTAADVNLTIAENGTTNEVVGAVVGIDSNAGDTLDYTITAGNAGGEFAIDKATGEITTTGALDFEAASQYVLTVTVTDSGQLSDSATVTVDVTDVNEAPVANDASGSIAEDAGMGSAVVTVTSSDVDAGDSLVYAITAGNIGGAFAIDSSGNITTAGSLDYETLNQYVLTVTVTDIASLTDTASVAIDVTDVLEISAPLVSSGSASAITQTSADIVYSVTDDGGEAPTVIVYYGTSDGGQIPGNWNSSIGQGARDNGSHMASLSGLAEGTTYYYAVHAVNSAGESWGSSGSFTTEADTSPKLVRTTVSAVSSSNWTTVDLGQSYNSAVIVATPVYDGSTQVPVVTRIRNVGGSSFELKLDRADGLTTALSMDVSVIAVEEGVYTQSTDGVAMEAVKYTSTVTADNNNWVGESRSYQNSYTNPVVVGQVMSANDANWSVFWSMGSSRTAPASASVLNVGKHVGEDPNTARANETIGYIVIESGSGSINGVAYEAALGADTVRGFGNSSSPYTYSLSGTLSSSSAAAVSVSGMDGNNGAWAVLSGSPALTTTSIGLHAVEDQMADSEQSHTTTQVGYIVLE; the protein is encoded by the coding sequence ATGAAAAATAAAAAGACCCTTTGGGCTGCCGGCTTGTTGGTAGTTCTTACTCTAACTTTGGTATTGCTGACCTTGCGGTCAGGAGACCATCACAAACCGTTGGCCGGTGATACCCGGGCCGGGCGGCAGATGACGGCAGATGATCGACATAATGTCGGTGATCGGTCATGGGAAGTTGTCAGGTCTGCTTCAGCTGGTGCCGTTGGTGCCGACTCGAGCAGCGGAGCAGTGAAGACGGAATACTCCGGTGAGTTGAAGTCCTTGGTTGATGCGGTTAACGAAGGGCGTCCATTGATGTTGCGTCTCGGAGGGACCGAACGACAGTTGCATTTGAAGGCGAAAAAGATTTTTGCCGACGGCGCGAAGGTTCGATTGTCGGACGGAACCCAAGTGTATCACCCCGGGAGTGACATTCGAGTTTTCGGTGGTGTGGTTGGACTCAAATCGGCTTCCCTGCATGGTGACTTTCAGGGTGTTAGAGCGGAGTCGACAAGTTCTGACTTGGTTCCTCTATCCGGGATGAAGCCACTGGATCTCTTTGCTGAATTTGATGCCCAGGCGGTTAGTATGTCAGTGGTCGGTGATCAGTACACGCTTTCGCTGCGTAACCAGCATCGTGACCGCTTGATGCTGCGTAACAATCCGGTGAGCGGGGCGTTGGAGATGCGTTACGAGCCTGAGGCTATGCATCAGCAGGCTTTTGGTCAGTGTTCTTCAGGGAAGTGTGATCATACGGGTCATCAGGGCGCGGTTGGAATGGAGGAAGCGGTGGCTGCTACTCCGGGTATGGATCCTGAGCTTGCGAAGCAGTTTGACCAATGGATCACCTTGGGGGGAGGTCCAGGAGGGGACTACGGCTTTGAGCCCGGCGAATATCAAGCGATTAATACCACACCTGGAATTGACCCATTGACGGGCCGGGGGGGGAAAGCCGCCGACCCGATTCCATTTGGTGAAAAATACAACGAATCGTTGCAGGAGTTTCAGTATTGGGCGCAGACCGGCCCGGACTTGCTTTCGGGTGACAAGGAGAACCCAACGGATGCGGAGATCGCCGCGATGTTGACACGTATCCTGATTACCTTTGAGGAGATTGATGAAATCTATGAGCGTAATATGGCCACCAAGATGTTGGTCGCGGAGCTCATGATTCGGAGGGAGAACGATGGAGGTCCGGACAAGGGGACGATTATGGGAAGCTGGCGCAATGGTAATGAAGCCCTTGTCGGCCACGGAAATTTCTACGGCTGGGGTGGCGGAGGGGCTGCCGCCGGCAATTCCTTTAATATTTCCTCATGGCCGGTGGGAGCTGCGCACGAGTTGGGCCATATCTTAAGCATGGGGCACTCCGACGGCTCAGATTTGATGGGGCCGGGGGGTGGACCCGCTCACTTTTGGGGCTATCTGACGCCCGGGCCACATAGTCTTCCTGTGACCGCCCACCAGCTATGGCGTGAGTTTTCCGGTAGAGCCCAGCTGCGGACACGTGGGATCAAGGAGCATGGGAAGATCGATGGTGAGGACGACTATGATCTTCGCACGGCCAATGGAACGAACCGTTTACGTCACCCTGCCGAAACTGCCTTTGCCAATGATGACACGGTGGTCACCGCGGTGGATACCCCGGTTACGTTTGACCCGCTGGCCAATGATGACCGGGCCACACCTGGTAGCCCTTATTACAACGATCACCTTTTTGTTGAGGAGGTTTCCAGGATCGTCCCTCCGGGGGCCGGCACTTTGGACATTGTGAATCAGGGTAAGGAAATACAGTTTACTCCCTCAGCCGGGTTTGAGGGATCTGTGTATTTCAATTACACCCTGAGAGGGTCGGTTGGAAACAACGGGCGTGGCTGGCTCTCCCGGGCTCCGGTGGTCATTACTGTGGGAAGTCCGGTGAATGATCCCAACACGATCAACCTGGCAGCGGGGCAGGACCAGTGGACAATTTTTCCGGCATCATTGGCCCAGGTGGATTACCCGACGATGTCGGATATGTTTATCAGTGGAGATTCCATGCTGTTGCGTTCCCATCCCGATGCGACGGGAAGTGAGCAGATCACGGTGAGTGTCGGTGGATCGAACCAGACAGTGACGATCAATTACATCACGCCGACGATTGCCGCTGTTGATGACCTGGTACAAACAGACGGCGAGCGGGTGCTTCGATTCAACCCACTGGTGAATGATGTCGTTACCGGGCAACTAAGAAATGAATGGAACATCAGCACCGTGGTTGCCCAGAGCTTGAATCTGAGCACGGAAAAAAATACGGGTTTTGCAAGATCCTATGTTCTGACTTCGGCAAGTTTGGACACCCCGGCGATGGGCACCTTGGAGTTGGAGAAAACGTTTCATATCTTCCCTGACGGTAGCACGGGCGTTCATCCGAATGGCTTCCTGCGTTTCACTCCATCGGAGGGTGCCAGTGGCTTTGCCGTGATTTCCTACACGGCCCAGGATGTGGATGGACGCGTTCTCAATGGCACCTCGCGTGTCTTGGTTGGGATTGCGGATGTGCTCCGCCCGGCCCGTACCTACACCCGCATCCGTGAGGATCATGGGCTGGTCTTGGAAAGCCGGCGCATTGCAGCCACGGGCCCGGATTTCAGTGGGACCAGCACGCTGCAATGGGACGTTGTGGATCAACCCGCAGGATCCGCAGTGAGCTTTGAAGGTGAGGCCAGCGAGTATGCGGTGGCAACATTCAGCGAACCCGGGCGGTATCGCTTGCGTCTGAGAGCGACAGATAATGGCCACACCAAGATGGTAGAGCGTTGGGTCATCGTGGAGGCTGCTCCGCTGCTTGCTAATAAAGGAGAGGAGCGTGCGCCCTGGGCAATGGTGAACCATTTGGAACTGGTCGGATGGAATCAAGGGTCTTGGAATACTTCCGAGTTGGTGTCCGGAGTTAGCGATGATCGTTTTGCCGGATTGGTGGACTTGGCTCCCGATGGAACGGCGACCCGATCCGACGGTAACCATGCGGAGGCCCAGACGATTGTCACACCTTCAGAATATCACGCTTTTACTCAGTATTACGGCAACCAAAATGGTGAGTTTGGTAGTCAGGGGAGTCTTGCCTGGTGGGAGCTTGATTTGGGCGCTGAAAAACCAGTGCAGTGGGTGGATGTCAATCTTGCCCTGAGTGCTCTGGAAGACTCTGATTATGGACGTTATGGGTTAGTGGCGAAGTTGCTCGATGCCGGTCGTAACGAAATAGCATCCCAGAAGCTGATGCCGAAGAGTGAACATCATTTTGCGCATCGTATTCCGCTGAGTCTGGCTGGTGAGCACTCAGTCCGCTATGTCCGGATTGAGAAACCGGAGGCGCTGAATACCTTGGCGCTTTGGGAAGTCCGGGTAATGGGTCTTCGGGATAGCGATACCGATCTTACTTTGTGGGGGCGTGTGAGTCAGTCGACAACTCCGGACAGCGACTTCGATGCCTATAAGGCGGTCAATAAACTACGTGGCGGAATCAATGGTTCCCGAACAGATACAAGCAGTGATGGAAACTGGTGGGAGTTGACACTGGATGAGGAACTTCCTCTGTCACGCGTGCGGATGCATCTGGAGACTGCCATGAGTGGTGGTACGGTGACGGCATACAACGCTTCGGAAGTGCAGACATGGCAGGTGACTTTGGATGGTAATGCCGTTCAGGTGTTGAATGCGATCCCGGCTAACACATTGGCCAAGCGTATCCGGGTGGAGTTGCCGAGCGGGCTAACCAATGCCTCCGGAGACAAGGCGGTCCTCATCAATGAATTCTGGGCTTGGGGGGAGAAGGATCTTTCTCCAGTAACTACGTGGAGTCAGGTTTCCGGGCCAGCTGGCGTGAGCTTTACCGATGCTTCAGCAGTACAAACCTCTGTCACACTACCCGCCGCCGGGATTTATGTGCTGCGCCTGACATCCGATGATCATTGGAATAAAACGGTGCGCGATTTTACGGTGCAGTATGATGGAGCCAGCACTGGTCCGGTCGGATACGGCTTGGCGGATCTTGATCTGGATGTAGCCGGAGGAAATTATGTTGTAGACCTGTTCGCTGCCTTTGATGATGCAGAGACAGCGGATACTTCGATGAGTTTCGAAGTTGTTTCTGTTAGTAATGCTGGAATTTTCACTGCTGACCCGACAGGAGTGGTTGCCGATCCTGTGAACTTCAATCTGGCGATGCTTGCAGGAGCAAGTGGTAGTTCTACGGTGACCATCCGGGCGACGGATGCCCACTCCAACAGTACGGATCTGGTGTTCGAGGTGGCGAGTGCGAACCAAGCACCTGTGGTGCCTGATGTGTTGGAAGTCTTGGTGCTTGAATTGACAAGTTTAAATACGGTGCTGGTGGATCTCGCTTCTCATGTAAGCGACCCCGATGGTGATAATCTGACCTTTACGGTACATGATGATCTGATTAACCGTCGTTACTCGGGAACACTTCGTTTGGCCTCCGACGGCAAGTTGAGCCTGATTGGTGAGTTGCCTGCCCTGAGTAGCCAATACTCGGCTGGAGCTCTCATAATGGAGGTGCATGATGGGGTGAATCCTATCCAGAAGTTTACCGTGCAGTTAACTATCGTGGATGAGAATCGGCCACCAAGCATGGAGGATCAAACTGTAACTGCTGAGGAGACAAGCGTGGTGAATCATTCGTTCTATGCTGTTCAGTTGGATGAAAATAATGACCCTGATGACTCCTACACATGGCAGATTCTTTCTGGTAACGAAGCGGGAGATTGGATGATGGATGCAGACAGCGGGGAGTTGATCCCCTTGGTCGCGATGATCGCAGCCCGTACATCCAGCTACCAGTTGGTCGTGCAGGCTACTGATAATGGAGTCCCGGCGAAATCAGGCACAGCCACAGTGACTGTGAATGTAGGTGCGAGTGAAGGTCATGTTCTCGAGGACTTCTATACAGAGATCACAGGTAGCTCTGTTGCCGATATGACAGGGCAGGGGAACTACCCCGACAGCCCTACTAAGCAGAGTGTGGTAGAACTCAATGGTTTGCACTTCAGTGATGCGGGTCAAAGCAATTTTGGCCGTCGAGTTCGGGGGATATTGAAGGTTCCAACGGATGGCGACTACACATTTCATTTGGCATCGGATGATGCCAGTGAGTTTTGGCTCAGTGCGGACGCCAGTGCGTCAAATCTGGTCAAGATTGTCGAACTCACAGGGTATACCGGAGAACTGAATTTTGATGGTCCGGTGAGTTCGGCCATGACCTTGCAGGCAGGGCAACATTACTTTTTTGAGATTCTTCACAAAGAAGGGGGTGGTGGTGATCACGTGGCTGTCGCTTGGTCCGGACCAGAGGGCCTTTCCAAACAACTTATCCCCAATGCGTATTTTCAACCACCGTATGATGTTGATGCTGATGGCTTGCATGACTGGTGGGAGAATAAGTATATCGGAAGTTTGGCCTATGGTGCCGCCGATGACCTTGACCAGGATGGTCTGACCAACGCCCAGGAATTGGCTGCGCTATCCCACCCGATGATATCCGGCGGGGCCTTGAGTTGGCTGAGTGAGGTCGCACAAGGAACTTCCCCTGATCAGAGCAGTATTGCCCCTTTGGCTGGCAATACCACACGGAGTGTCGATCTCTCCGACATTGTAGGAGACGCCACCTATGAGTTTTATGTCAATGGTGAAGACCTTGGACAGACAGGTGTTGATCTTTTGAATGGCAATGGCTGGGGCTTGAAGTATGAGCAGTGGAACAACCGTGGTGTTTTTGGGATGACCCGATTTGGTCAGAGTGATTGGAGTTTCTCTGCAGAACCGGGGCAGAGTGTCGCGACACCATACGGAACATTGACTCAAATTGTAATCGTGGTAGATACCGTCCAATCTGAGACGCGTCTCTATCTGGCTGGCGTGCACGTGGGCACATTGGGGCAGATTCCTGATTTTGCCGCAAGCTCCGTCACGCTGGGTTCTGGCAATTTACGTGATGATGCGGAAGCCGGGGTTTACGCTTTTGCCGCCTACAATAGTGCTTTGGGGCAAGCCGAGATCGCAGCTCATAACGATGCATGGTTAGGCAACCAGGCACCCGTGGCCGTGGACGCCTATCACCTTGTTGCCGAGGATTTAAGCGTGGGTGCGTCTTTGGGAACCGTGACTGCACTTGATGCCGATGCCGGGGATACATTGAGTTATGCCATTACTTCAGGTAACACCGGAGGAACATTCGCCATCGACAGCATTACAGGAGAATTGACTGTTGCTTCAGCCATGGATTACGACACGGTTCCGAGCTACGCCCTGACGGTGACGGTAAGTGATAACGGCAATCCCATAAAAATGGGGACCGCCACTATTACGGTTGATCTGAGTGAAGTGGTTGTCGGAGGAGTCGGCGACTGGGAGTTGGCCGTTGATACAGGTAGTGCCGCAGTTCATAAGCGGACATCTCCTTTGGCTGGAAATGCCACTACTACGGTTGACTTGTCCGCCATTTCCGGTGATGCCACTTATGAGTTTATCATTGATGGTGAGGATTTGGGGCAGGCCAATTTGGATATACTCACTGGCAATAGTCGGGGATTGAAATTCGAGCAATGGAACAATACCGGAGCCCTCGGAGCGACTCATTTTGGTGTGGCTGACTGGTCGTTTACCGCTGAAGCCGGCCAATCGGTGGCATCACCTTATGGTGCCGTTCACCAGTTGGCCTTTGTGGTCGATTCGACCGGTGGTGAAACCCGAGTTTATGTCGATGGTATGCATGTGGGTAGCATGGCCCAGGTCATTGACGTGGCATCGGCCACGGCGACTCTCGGAGCGAGTAATTTGCGCTTGGATGGCACTGTGGGCATTCATGCTTTTGCCGCTTATAACAATGCTCTACCGACAAGTGAGCTCATCGAGCATGCCAATGCATGGTTTGGTATTGTTGGAAATACCGCACCAGTTGTCAGTAATGCTACTTATGCGGTAGCGGAGAACCGTAATGCAGGAACTGTCGTTGGAACGGTGATGGCCACTGATGCCGATGCGGGTGACTCATTGAGCTATTCGATCACAGGGGGAAATGCGGGCGGTGAGTTTGCCATCCAGAGCAATACCGGTGAAATTACAACGACTGCGGTGCTCGATCACGAGACCACGGGGCAGTATGTATTGACGGTTTCTGTAAGCGATGATGGTAATCCATCCTTGAACGATACCGCAGATATCACCATCAAGGTGACGGATGTGAATGAAGCTCCTGTGGCCCATGATGCCAGCGCTAGCATTGCAGAAAATAGTGATCTTGGTGTGACGGTTGCTGCCGTGACCGCGAATGACCTCGATGCCGGTGACAGCCTGAGTTACGCCATTACGGCGGGGAATACAGGAAGTGCCTTTGGGATCGATAACAGCGGTATGATCACAACCACCACGGAACTGAACTATGAAACTGTTTCTTTGTATAACCTGATCGTGACTGTTACTGATAGTGGAGGTCTGGTGGATACTGCCGCTGTTAGTATATCGGTGAATAATGTGAACGAGGCTCCTGTGGTGAATGATGCGACAGGAACCGTTGCTGAGGATGCGAGTATGGGAGCTGGGGTGTTGACTCTTGTTGCCAGTGATCCGGATGGTGACGGACTGAGCTATCAGATTATTGGAGGTAATGGTTCCGGCCTCTTTGCAGTGGATGCGGGCGGTCAGATTATTGTTGCTGGATCACTCGACTATGAGACGACGATTCAGTATGTGCTCACGGTTCAAGTCACTGACACGCTTCTGAGTGATGTCGCGACAGTGACTGTGGATGTGGTTGACGTCAACGAAGCTCCGGTGGCATCGGATGACTCAACCGTTGTGGATGAAGACGAATCAGTGGTTGTGGCTGTTCTGGACAATGACACCGATGTGGATTCATCGATTTCTGTGGAATGGGTAACCCAAGGGACGAACGGAACGGTTTCAACTGATGGAACGACGGTGACCTATACTCCCGATGCCGAGTACTTCGGGGATGACTCGTTTACTTACACCATTACCGATGGTGAACTTACGGATACTGCAAGCGTTTCGGTCACCGTGAATCAAGTTCATGAAGACTTGGCAGTTGGAGATGTCATAGCTGTCGATTTAAGTTCTGTATCAGGAAGTGCAGCCAATTATAACGTGATGGGCACCGGGAACGGCTCCATTTCCTCGGGCTCTGTGGTCAAGTACGGCGATGGATCCACTGTGGCTGATAATGTCTCCGTGACTTTGGCCAATGTGTATGACGCTGGCGGAGATGATGGGAATACCACCTGGTCAGGAACGGTTGCTGACACCTACTACGTGGCCGAGGCGGACGACTTGGTCTATAACGCTCCATCCAACCCAATCACCGTGACTTTCTCCGGCTTGGATGATGCTCTAACGTATAACGCGAGAGTCTATGCCATTTATGATGACGGTGGTGGCGCCACAGACACATACACCGTAACCAATGGTGCAGGGGTGGATTCATCGGTGATGGCCAGAGCTGACCGGAGATCAAAAGCGACGCTTGAGGAAGCTGGTGGCGTATTCAACTACATCACCACCGACGGCAGCGGAAACATCACCGTAGGAGTCCAAGTCACAGGAGGAACTGGTTGGACGGCGTTCTCGGCAGTCGTGCTCGAAGTGGTCGATCCTAACCAGACACCAACAGCGGCCGATGTGAATTTGACTATCGCGGAAAACGGAACAACCAATGAAGTTGTGGGGGCTGTTGTTGGTATCGACTCCAACGCTGGAGATACGCTGGACTATACGATTACCGCGGGTAATGCAGGTGGTGAGTTTGCCATCGACAAGGCCACGGGTGAAATCACCACGACGGGAGCCTTGGATTTCGAAGCCGCAAGCCAGTATGTGCTCACTGTGACTGTGACCGATAGCGGACAGCTGAGCGATTCCGCAACGGTGACGGTGGATGTGACAGACGTGAATGAAGCGCCGGTGGCCAATGACGCCAGTGGCAGTATTGCCGAAGATGCCGGTATGGGCTCCGCAGTGGTGACGGTCACATCCAGTGATGTGGATGCGGGTGACTCCCTGGTATATGCGATCACCGCTGGGAATATTGGTGGTGCCTTTGCGATTGATAGTAGCGGCAACATCACCACGGCCGGCTCCCTCGATTACGAAACACTCAACCAATACGTGTTGACGGTAACTGTAACCGATATCGCCTCCCTGACGGACACAGCCAGTGTGGCCATTGATGTGACGGATGTGTTGGAGATAAGCGCCCCGCTCGTGAGTTCCGGATCGGCGTCAGCCATTACCCAGACAAGTGCGGACATTGTTTATAGTGTCACTGATGACGGTGGTGAAGCCCCGACGGTTATTGTTTATTATGGAACAAGTGACGGCGGTCAGATTCCGGGTAACTGGAACAGCAGTATTGGCCAGGGGGCGAGGGACAATGGGTCTCATATGGCATCATTGTCCGGATTGGCTGAGGGGACGACTTATTACTACGCCGTGCATGCTGTTAACAGTGCGGGTGAGAGTTGGGGCAGCAGCGGCAGCTTTACGACAGAAGCTGATACCTCGCCGAAGCTGGTGCGCACGACGGTCAGTGCGGTGAGTTCCAGTAACTGGACCACGGTGGATCTCGGGCAGAGTTACAACTCGGCTGTGATTGTGGCAACTCCGGTCTACGACGGTAGCACCCAGGTGCCGGTGGTGACTCGGATCCGCAATGTCGGCGGGAGCAGCTTTGAACTGAAGCTCGACCGGGCCGATGGGTTGACAACAGCCTTGAGTATGGATGTATCGGTGATCGCTGTCGAAGAGGGTGTTTATACCCAGTCCACGGACGGAGTGGCGATGGAAGCTGTAAAGTACACCTCCACGGTGACAGCGGATAATAACAACTGGGTGGGTGAATCCCGAAGCTACCAGAATAGCTACACCAATCCGGTGGTGGTTGGCCAAGTGATGAGTGCCAATGACGCCAATTGGTCGGTGTTTTGGAGTATGGGAAGCTCCCGCACAGCTCCGGCGAGTGCGTCTGTTCTCAACGTCGGTAAACACGTGGGAGAAGATCCGAACACAGCGCGGGCCAACGAGACGATCGGTTACATCGTAATCGAAAGCGGAAGTGGTAGCATCAACGGAGTGGCCTACGAGGCTGCGCTCGGTGCGGACACTGTCCGTGGTTTCGGCAATAGCAGCAGCCCTTACACCTACAGTCTGAGCGGCACATTGAGCAGCTCGAGTGCGGCCGCAGTGAGCGTCTCGGGGATGGATGGAAACAACGGAGCTTGGGCGGTCTTGTCGGGGTCACCGGCGCTGACAACGACAAGCATTGGCTTGCACGCTGTTGAAGATCAGATGGCTGACAGCGAGCAAAGTCACACGACAACTCAGGTGGGATATATTGTGTTGGAGTGA